Proteins from a single region of Mucilaginibacter daejeonensis:
- a CDS encoding peptidase domain-containing ABC transporter, translating into MARFKYYRQPDQMDCGPTCLRMIAKFYGMNYTLQTLRLKCGISKNGVSMLGLSDGAEKIGFKSLGVKLKLHQLSEIKGPIILHWRQSHFVVLLRSNNKRYRIADPADTILTLNESEFKSNWLTEDETGVALILTPTPMFYAGDEEVNEKIKWSFLFYYLKSYRKLITQIFLGLAIGSLLQLAVPFLTQSVVDVGINTKDISFISVVLIAQTALIVGRVSIEFIRSWILLHISTRINISILTDFLIKLMKLPISFFDVKMTGDIMQRMNDQKRIETFLTGIALNAIFSVFNLAVFSIVLARLNGTIFFVYLISSGLYLLWITIFLRQRRVLDYKSFGIESSSQSMIVQLVSGMQEIKLNNCERQKRWDWEHIQARIFKYKIKVLALSQFQQGGSTLINEGANLIITYLGAKAVIHGSLTLGGLVALQYILGQLNSPIQQLLSFMQGFQDSKISLERLNEIHQIKDEEPAEVDYEHTLPEDKSIKISNLIFRYPGIGNDPVIRNITLDIPQGKTTAIVGMSGSGKTSLLKLLLRFYEFEKGNITVGGMPLNKISFKTWRQECGVVMQDGFIFSDTIARNITVGDEYPDKEQLQHAIKIANVQDLIDGLPLGLNTKIGSEGNGISQGQKQRILIARAVYKNPQYIFFDEATNSLDANNEKVIIQNLQRFFEGRTVVVVAHRLSTVSHADNIILMKSGVVVEQGTHQTLSAAKGEYYQLVKNQLELGE; encoded by the coding sequence ATGGCTCGTTTCAAATATTACAGACAACCAGACCAAATGGATTGTGGTCCTACCTGTCTGCGCATGATCGCAAAGTTCTATGGCATGAACTACACCCTACAAACCTTAAGGTTAAAATGCGGGATTTCAAAAAACGGCGTATCAATGCTTGGGTTGAGCGACGGAGCTGAGAAAATAGGATTTAAATCTTTGGGGGTTAAATTAAAATTGCATCAACTGTCGGAGATAAAAGGGCCTATCATCTTACATTGGCGACAATCCCATTTCGTTGTCCTATTAAGATCCAACAATAAACGGTATAGAATAGCAGATCCAGCAGATACAATTCTAACCTTGAATGAGTCAGAATTCAAGTCTAACTGGCTTACCGAAGACGAAACGGGAGTAGCATTGATTTTGACACCAACTCCGATGTTCTATGCTGGCGATGAGGAGGTTAATGAGAAAATAAAGTGGTCATTTCTCTTCTATTATTTAAAGAGTTATCGTAAACTGATTACGCAAATATTCCTAGGCTTGGCGATTGGAAGCTTACTGCAACTGGCTGTTCCCTTTTTAACACAGTCGGTCGTTGACGTAGGCATTAACACAAAGGATATCAGCTTTATTAGTGTCGTGCTGATCGCGCAGACAGCATTGATTGTAGGGAGAGTGAGTATTGAATTCATCAGATCATGGATTCTATTGCATATTAGTACAAGGATCAATATATCTATCCTGACCGACTTTCTGATAAAGCTTATGAAGCTACCAATAAGTTTTTTCGATGTCAAGATGACGGGAGATATCATGCAGAGAATGAATGATCAAAAGCGTATCGAGACCTTCTTAACAGGTATTGCATTAAACGCAATATTTTCTGTATTTAATTTAGCAGTCTTCTCGATCGTGCTTGCGCGATTAAATGGAACTATATTTTTTGTTTATTTGATAAGTAGTGGTTTATATCTATTGTGGATAACTATTTTTCTTAGGCAGAGAAGAGTTCTTGACTATAAAAGCTTTGGGATTGAATCCTCCAGTCAGAGCATGATTGTACAGCTAGTAAGTGGCATGCAAGAAATCAAATTGAACAATTGCGAGCGTCAAAAGAGATGGGATTGGGAACACATACAAGCCCGGATTTTTAAGTATAAGATCAAAGTATTAGCCCTTAGCCAATTCCAACAAGGAGGGTCTACCCTTATCAATGAGGGCGCCAATTTGATAATAACCTACTTAGGCGCCAAAGCTGTGATACATGGCAGTTTGACACTAGGTGGCCTCGTAGCACTGCAATATATTTTAGGACAATTAAACAGTCCCATTCAACAGCTTCTTTCTTTTATGCAGGGTTTCCAAGATTCGAAAATAAGTTTAGAGCGTTTGAACGAAATACACCAGATCAAAGATGAAGAACCTGCCGAAGTGGATTATGAACATACATTGCCTGAAGATAAAAGTATCAAAATATCTAATTTGATCTTTCGATATCCTGGCATAGGTAATGACCCTGTCATTAGAAATATCACACTTGATATTCCTCAAGGTAAGACCACTGCAATAGTAGGAATGAGCGGCAGTGGCAAAACATCGCTTTTAAAACTCCTTCTTCGCTTTTATGAGTTTGAAAAAGGAAACATAACCGTTGGAGGAATGCCCTTAAACAAGATCAGCTTTAAGACCTGGCGTCAAGAGTGTGGAGTGGTCATGCAGGATGGCTTTATCTTTTCGGACACGATCGCACGTAATATCACTGTTGGTGATGAATATCCAGATAAAGAGCAGTTACAACATGCTATTAAGATAGCAAATGTTCAAGACTTGATCGATGGTTTACCACTAGGGCTAAACACCAAGATCGGCTCAGAAGGTAATGGCATAAGTCAGGGGCAAAAGCAGCGCATTTTGATCGCCCGTGCTGTTTATAAGAATCCTCAATATATATTCTTCGATGAAGCGACCAATTCCTTAGACGCCAATAACGAAAAAGTGATCATTCAAAATCTTCAAAGGTTCTTCGAGGGCCGTACGGTCGTCGTTGTCGCACATCGATTAAGCACCGTTAGCCATGCTGATAACATCATTCTAATGAAAAGTGGAGTTGTCGTCGAACAAGGAACTCATCAGACATTATCTGCTGCAAAAGGGGAGTATTACCAGCTTGTAAAGAATCAATTGGAATTAGGAGAGTAA
- a CDS encoding DUF6625 family protein, whose product MKSLAVISCYFGPLPWYFRYYVHSCGFNPTVTFFIVTDDHSFSDTVPENVKLIYKTLADVSELASEKLRLPISIKQAYKMCDFKPAYGIIFSDLINGYDYWAHSDIDLIYGSIRDFITPEVLSTYDVISVRPDWIPGCFLIFKNISSINRLFENSKDYELVFTSDKHYCFDETNFAHEKFTDGMPYFEVATEIESMMHVVKKMEASGQIRAYFDLHIIEGNPGRLIWEEGKLLYRGKYDVLLYHLIRLKKIYLPKRKWVSVPDRFRITPTKIYRSTGKIN is encoded by the coding sequence ATGAAAAGCCTTGCCGTCATTTCTTGTTATTTTGGACCACTTCCATGGTATTTTCGGTATTATGTACACTCTTGCGGATTTAACCCAACTGTGACCTTTTTCATTGTCACCGACGATCATTCTTTTTCTGATACTGTTCCTGAAAATGTTAAGCTCATTTACAAAACATTAGCTGATGTAAGCGAGCTTGCTTCAGAAAAGTTGCGGCTGCCGATCAGCATCAAGCAGGCTTACAAAATGTGTGATTTTAAACCAGCTTACGGAATTATATTTTCCGACCTGATAAACGGATATGATTACTGGGCACACAGTGACATTGATCTAATTTATGGCTCTATACGTGATTTTATCACTCCTGAGGTCCTGTCTACATATGATGTTATTAGTGTCCGTCCGGATTGGATTCCTGGTTGTTTCCTTATATTCAAAAATATATCATCAATAAACCGTCTTTTTGAAAATAGCAAAGATTACGAGTTAGTATTCACTAGCGATAAACACTATTGTTTTGATGAGACTAACTTTGCCCATGAGAAATTCACTGATGGAATGCCTTACTTCGAAGTTGCTACAGAGATCGAAAGTATGATGCATGTTGTCAAGAAAATGGAAGCAAGCGGTCAAATAAGAGCGTACTTCGACCTACACATTATTGAAGGCAATCCAGGGAGACTGATCTGGGAAGAAGGCAAATTACTTTATAGAGGGAAGTATGACGTGTTGTTATACCATTTGATCCGTCTCAAAAAAATTTACCTTCCAAAGCGTAAGTGGGTCAGCGTCCCTGATAGATTTCGAATTACTCCTACCAAAATCTATCGTTCTACTGGCAAGATCAACTGA
- a CDS encoding glycosyltransferase, which yields MKRISFCITCLNRFHQVSKTLPKNLLDNIDKRDIVEFILIDFNSTDGLKSWIEEDFSEFMKDGYLKFYHTDLLKSWDCSIAKNTAHLHATGDIVVNLDCDNYTGPSGGLFVLDQFERYGENIILHQSSSEPLDGSFGRIGLAKRYFEAVGGYDQSFDPMGYQDIDLIHRLQIFGLNYISQPANLYNQAIPNTKEDSVKNAKSSKNYYKMTLANMRISKRKIDRGEIIANKGQYGILIK from the coding sequence ATGAAACGAATCTCCTTCTGCATAACCTGTTTAAATAGGTTTCATCAAGTTTCGAAAACGTTACCTAAAAACTTATTAGACAATATCGATAAGCGTGACATTGTGGAATTTATTTTGATTGACTTCAATAGTACCGACGGCCTTAAAAGCTGGATCGAAGAAGATTTTAGTGAGTTTATGAAAGATGGTTATTTGAAGTTTTATCACACAGATCTGTTAAAAAGCTGGGACTGTTCTATAGCCAAAAACACTGCACACTTGCACGCTACCGGAGATATCGTCGTCAATTTGGATTGTGACAATTACACAGGACCTTCTGGAGGCTTGTTTGTATTAGACCAGTTTGAACGATATGGAGAAAATATAATTCTGCATCAATCAAGTAGTGAACCACTGGATGGATCATTCGGCAGGATTGGATTGGCTAAAAGATATTTTGAGGCAGTTGGCGGATATGATCAATCATTTGATCCTATGGGCTATCAAGACATTGACCTTATCCATAGACTTCAAATTTTTGGATTGAACTATATCTCGCAGCCGGCTAATTTATATAACCAAGCGATACCGAACACTAAAGAAGACAGTGTAAAAAACGCAAAATCATCCAAAAATTATTATAAAATGACGTTAGCGAATATGCGGATATCTAAAAGGAAAATAGACCGCGGAGAAATCATTGCTAACAAAGGACAATATGGTATCCTGATCAAATAA
- a CDS encoding redoxin domain-containing protein: MKKFTVFFLIFFSTLQGYSQIIETSLPPANLVKSFYESKNLDDKVNIFNSLLKVAPEGSSAAKEVNYDDMRRILAINYLQKDSLERYQHYVETIRNKLALAEEFDKMTSHFTANKRMAAFAEKPATSMVQLIGEIAKNPSSYKPVTLTDGQWNKQINEKVVRYKTRLALILYRQDKYEEAEKLLKPLYIERPSFNPDVYELYAKILSALGDAKQSMSVINKVFDAGYRTEDLMQTMKDNYVKIHGSENGYEIYLNDINKLIQVKIRERLRAEMTNKQAPSFTLKDSNGNVVSLTSLKGKTIIIDFWATWCTPCKESFPASQRVVDRYKDDSTVQFMFIDTWENANNYKELAMKYISDSKFNFDVYFDKQDPKTNKQNLVANAFRVESIPTRIIIDKHGKICFTENGYSGSTDQMAEDLTTMVELAKNR; this comes from the coding sequence ATGAAAAAGTTCACAGTTTTTTTTCTCATCTTTTTTAGCACGTTACAGGGTTATAGTCAAATAATTGAGACTAGCTTGCCTCCGGCGAATCTTGTTAAAAGTTTTTATGAATCAAAAAATTTAGATGATAAGGTAAATATCTTCAACAGCTTACTAAAGGTAGCACCTGAAGGCTCTTCTGCAGCTAAAGAAGTCAATTATGATGACATGAGGCGAATTCTTGCGATCAACTATCTGCAAAAGGATAGTTTAGAAAGATATCAACACTATGTTGAAACCATTCGGAATAAATTGGCGTTGGCTGAAGAATTTGACAAGATGACAAGTCATTTTACGGCAAATAAGCGTATGGCAGCATTTGCAGAAAAGCCAGCTACATCAATGGTTCAACTTATTGGTGAGATAGCTAAAAATCCATCCAGTTACAAGCCAGTGACCTTAACTGATGGCCAGTGGAATAAACAGATCAATGAAAAAGTGGTGCGCTACAAGACAAGATTAGCCTTGATATTATACAGACAAGATAAATATGAGGAGGCAGAGAAATTGTTAAAACCACTTTACATTGAGCGACCGTCTTTTAATCCTGACGTTTATGAACTTTATGCAAAAATCTTATCTGCATTAGGTGACGCGAAACAATCAATGTCCGTTATCAATAAGGTTTTTGACGCAGGGTACCGGACTGAGGACTTGATGCAGACCATGAAAGACAATTACGTTAAAATCCATGGTAGTGAAAATGGCTATGAGATATACTTGAATGACATAAATAAATTGATCCAAGTAAAAATCAGGGAACGCTTGCGAGCTGAAATGACGAACAAGCAAGCCCCATCGTTCACATTGAAGGACAGTAATGGTAATGTCGTATCGTTGACAAGTTTGAAAGGTAAGACCATAATCATAGATTTCTGGGCCACTTGGTGCACTCCTTGTAAAGAATCCTTCCCGGCGTCGCAGCGTGTGGTCGATCGTTATAAGGACGACAGTACGGTTCAGTTTATGTTTATTGATACTTGGGAGAATGCTAATAACTACAAAGAACTAGCGATGAAGTATATTTCTGATTCAAAATTCAATTTCGATGTATATTTCGACAAACAAGATCCTAAGACGAACAAGCAAAATTTGGTGGCCAATGCTTTTCGAGTAGAAAGTATACCCACTCGGATCATCATTGACAAACACGGCAAAATTTGTTTCACGGAGAATGGTTATTCTGGTTCCACCGATCAAATGGCCGAGGATTTGACCACCATGGTCGAGTTAGCAAAGAATCGGTAA
- a CDS encoding glycoside hydrolase family 88 protein: MKKIHLTLALGMLVTAASAQHNAKKAIPFAEKQTDVMLKAIPQAKEKATKPNVVSPRTLNAAGELVMIPSRDWVSGFFPGELWYLFEYTHDQKWKDAAKTYTAFIEPEQFDKGTHDVGFKIYCSVGNGYRLTKDAHYKDVIIQAAKTLSTRFNPKVGAIKSWDGRKEWPYPVIIDNMMNLELLFEASKLSGDTSFRNIAIKHANTTMKNHFRPDFSSYHVIDYDPETGAAVHKQTHQGYADASAWARGQGWGLYGYTLCYRETKDLRYLKQAEAIAKFIMTNPNMPADKVPYWDFNAPDIPNAPRDASAAAIMASAFYELSTYSKNGKQYRKMADEMTNSLSKNYQAKPGESQGFILLHSTGHKPANSEIDVPISYADYYYLEALLRQDRLEKGKPVLTWQIVN, from the coding sequence ATGAAGAAGATACATTTAACCTTAGCGCTCGGCATGCTGGTCACGGCAGCCAGCGCGCAACACAACGCCAAGAAAGCTATCCCATTTGCAGAAAAGCAAACGGACGTGATGCTCAAAGCGATTCCGCAGGCCAAAGAAAAAGCTACCAAACCGAACGTGGTATCGCCACGTACACTGAACGCGGCCGGCGAACTGGTCATGATCCCCTCACGTGATTGGGTGAGCGGCTTCTTCCCCGGCGAGTTGTGGTACCTTTTCGAGTATACCCATGATCAAAAATGGAAGGATGCTGCCAAGACCTACACCGCTTTCATCGAGCCGGAACAATTTGACAAGGGAACCCACGACGTAGGTTTCAAGATCTATTGCAGCGTAGGCAACGGTTACCGTTTGACCAAGGATGCCCACTACAAGGATGTGATCATCCAGGCGGCTAAAACCTTGAGCACCCGTTTCAACCCTAAAGTAGGCGCGATCAAATCATGGGACGGGCGCAAAGAATGGCCTTACCCGGTGATCATCGATAACATGATGAACCTGGAACTGCTGTTCGAGGCCAGCAAGCTGTCGGGCGATACCTCGTTCCGTAACATTGCCATCAAGCATGCCAACACCACCATGAAGAACCACTTCCGCCCTGACTTTAGCTCGTACCACGTGATCGATTATGATCCGGAAACAGGCGCTGCGGTACACAAACAGACCCACCAGGGTTACGCCGATGCATCGGCCTGGGCAAGGGGACAAGGCTGGGGATTGTACGGTTACACCTTATGCTACCGCGAGACCAAAGATCTCAGGTACCTGAAGCAGGCTGAAGCGATAGCTAAATTCATCATGACCAACCCCAACATGCCGGCCGACAAGGTGCCATACTGGGACTTTAACGCGCCCGATATCCCGAACGCACCACGTGATGCTTCGGCAGCAGCGATCATGGCCTCGGCCTTTTATGAGTTGAGCACTTACAGCAAGAACGGCAAACAATACCGCAAAATGGCCGACGAGATGACCAATAGCCTGAGCAAGAACTATCAGGCCAAACCAGGCGAAAGCCAGGGCTTTATATTGCTGCACAGCACCGGCCACAAACCGGCCAACAGCGAGATCGATGTGCCCATCAGCTACGCCGACTATTACTACCTCGAAGCACTGCTGCGTCAGGACCGCTTGGAAAAAGGTAAACCAGTATTAACTTGGCAAATTGTTAATTAA
- a CDS encoding alginate lyase family protein: MRKAIAPLLLLIGMAIAAQAQFVSLTAGELKKLKQAIDTDQQVKGQFEVFEKTARKALAETPGPVALVHSQGLLMGDPVKTASLKAVEDGPKVYALALCSRLYDNRDYLKKAIDYLLAWAKVNKPNGDPIDETKLEEFFTGYDLIRDQISKADRKLIDTWMESIAVAEINSPFARPDKSTAKNNWNSHRIKVIAQVVYAIHADRYRDTVNKLVEQQLVQNLYEDGSSYDFAERDALHYHIYTLEPLLKAMIAVQRGSGKNYYAFVSPTGSSVQRSVQFLLPFVTGEKKHGEFANSKVKFDRDRAANGEKGYVAGHPFEPKNGIIVLSLADHFDPLMVKVVKQVMGDQYLDWQLVLNRVQKAK, encoded by the coding sequence ATGAGAAAAGCTATCGCTCCACTACTGCTATTGATAGGTATGGCCATTGCGGCCCAGGCACAATTTGTAAGCCTGACCGCCGGTGAGCTTAAAAAGTTAAAACAGGCGATCGATACCGATCAGCAGGTGAAAGGCCAATTCGAGGTATTTGAAAAGACAGCCCGTAAAGCATTGGCCGAAACACCCGGTCCGGTGGCCTTGGTACACTCACAAGGACTACTCATGGGCGATCCTGTCAAAACGGCGAGCCTTAAGGCAGTGGAGGACGGACCAAAGGTATATGCCCTGGCGCTTTGCTCAAGGCTTTATGATAACCGCGACTATCTCAAAAAGGCCATTGATTACCTGCTGGCCTGGGCCAAAGTGAACAAGCCCAACGGCGACCCGATCGATGAGACCAAGCTGGAAGAATTCTTTACCGGCTATGACCTTATCCGTGATCAGATAAGTAAGGCCGACCGCAAGCTGATCGATACCTGGATGGAAAGCATAGCCGTGGCCGAGATCAACAGCCCCTTCGCCAGACCCGATAAGTCGACCGCCAAGAACAACTGGAACTCGCATCGGATCAAGGTGATCGCGCAGGTGGTGTACGCCATTCACGCCGACCGCTATCGTGATACGGTGAACAAGCTGGTCGAACAGCAACTGGTACAGAACCTGTACGAGGACGGTTCCAGCTATGACTTTGCCGAGCGCGATGCTTTGCATTACCACATTTACACCCTCGAGCCATTGCTAAAAGCCATGATCGCCGTACAGCGGGGTAGCGGTAAGAATTATTATGCTTTTGTATCGCCAACAGGCTCATCGGTACAGCGGTCGGTGCAGTTCCTATTGCCGTTCGTTACCGGCGAGAAAAAGCACGGCGAATTTGCCAACAGTAAGGTCAAGTTCGACCGCGACCGTGCCGCAAACGGTGAGAAAGGCTACGTGGCCGGTCATCCATTCGAGCCTAAGAACGGTATCATCGTACTATCGCTGGCCGATCACTTTGATCCGCTGATGGTGAAGGTCGTTAAACAGGTGATGGGCGATCAATACCTCGACTGGCAACTGGTGCTCAACCGCGTTCAAAAAGCTAAATAG
- the bglX gene encoding beta-glucosidase BglX, with the protein MHKKILLALVFSGINYGAIAQKARPANTRSVDERLNQLLAQMTLEEKVGQLNQYTSDRLATGPLTENSSKYEDIKTGKVGSMLNVRGAKDTRMVQELAMRSRLKIPLLFGLDVIHGYRVTFPIPLAEASSWDMKAIETSARVAAAESAAAGIHWTFAPMVDIARDPRWGRVMEGAGEDTYLGSMIAKARVKGFQGKQLGDLDAVMACVKHFAAYGAAIGGRDYNSVEMGDRTLWETYLPPFKAALDAGAATFMNSFNDLNGIPATGNSYLQRDILKGKWGFTGFVVSDWGSIKEMIPHGFAKDPAQAAEIAIKAGSDMDMEGRAYITSLVKLVNDKKVDVAIIDDAVRRILRKKFELGLFDDPYRFSNEAREKKELNSYANRAKARDVAKRSIVLLKNDGQLLPLSKNTKTIAVIGPLGKSNIDMMGFWSVKWDNDKLVSVYEGLENKLGKNTRLLYAKGCGITDTSKSGFAEAVATAKQADVVIMAVGEAYDMSGEAKSKANIHIPGVQEELVKAVQATGKPVVVLTMSGRPMIFNWIADNAKAILHTWWLGSEAGNAIADVLFGDYDPAGKLTMSFPRSEGQIPVYYNHKSTGRPSPTDLAGSYRSGYLDMPNSPRYAFGYGLSYTTFELSDLKLDKKAFVDTDSITVTCNLKNIGKYAGEEVVQLYLQDIVASVTRPVQELKGFEKVSLKPGESKSIKFVINKEMLSFYDQQMKWTAEPGEFKLMIGNSSDHITLRTNFELTDRSANQ; encoded by the coding sequence ATGCATAAAAAAATATTGCTTGCCCTTGTTTTTTCGGGAATAAATTACGGCGCCATAGCGCAGAAGGCCAGGCCGGCCAACACACGCTCGGTGGACGAGCGGTTGAACCAGTTGCTGGCTCAAATGACCCTTGAAGAAAAGGTAGGCCAATTGAATCAGTATACCAGCGACCGTTTGGCTACCGGTCCGCTCACCGAGAATTCGAGCAAGTATGAAGATATAAAGACCGGCAAAGTTGGCTCGATGCTGAATGTGCGTGGCGCAAAGGATACCCGCATGGTACAGGAACTGGCCATGCGTTCGAGGTTAAAGATACCGCTGCTTTTCGGGCTGGATGTGATACACGGTTACCGCGTCACTTTCCCCATACCATTGGCCGAAGCTTCGTCATGGGATATGAAGGCAATCGAGACATCGGCCCGGGTGGCCGCTGCAGAATCGGCCGCGGCAGGTATACACTGGACATTCGCCCCAATGGTTGATATTGCCCGCGACCCACGCTGGGGCAGGGTGATGGAAGGAGCAGGTGAGGACACTTACCTCGGCTCAATGATCGCCAAGGCGCGGGTGAAAGGCTTCCAGGGCAAACAACTGGGTGACCTGGATGCCGTAATGGCTTGCGTGAAACACTTTGCCGCATACGGCGCTGCCATTGGCGGCCGCGATTATAACTCCGTCGAAATGGGCGACCGAACGTTGTGGGAGACCTACCTGCCACCGTTCAAGGCCGCACTGGATGCAGGTGCCGCCACCTTCATGAACTCGTTCAATGATCTGAATGGCATACCCGCCACCGGCAACAGCTACTTGCAGCGCGACATCTTAAAAGGCAAATGGGGCTTCACCGGTTTCGTGGTGAGCGATTGGGGCTCTATCAAAGAGATGATCCCACATGGGTTCGCCAAAGACCCTGCCCAGGCCGCCGAGATAGCCATTAAGGCCGGCAGCGATATGGACATGGAAGGCCGTGCATACATCACCAGCTTGGTCAAACTGGTTAATGATAAAAAGGTGGACGTGGCCATCATCGATGATGCCGTACGCCGCATCCTGCGTAAAAAATTTGAGCTTGGGCTTTTTGATGATCCTTACCGTTTCAGCAATGAGGCGCGTGAGAAAAAAGAGTTGAACAGTTATGCCAACCGCGCCAAAGCACGTGATGTGGCCAAGCGTAGCATCGTGCTGTTGAAGAACGACGGTCAACTGCTGCCTTTATCCAAGAACACCAAGACCATAGCCGTGATCGGCCCGTTGGGTAAGTCGAATATCGATATGATGGGCTTTTGGTCGGTCAAGTGGGATAATGACAAATTGGTATCGGTTTACGAAGGTTTGGAGAACAAACTGGGTAAAAATACCAGGTTATTATACGCCAAAGGCTGCGGGATCACCGATACCTCAAAATCGGGTTTTGCCGAGGCAGTTGCTACTGCCAAACAAGCCGATGTGGTGATCATGGCCGTTGGCGAGGCTTACGATATGAGCGGCGAAGCCAAAAGCAAGGCTAATATCCACATACCGGGCGTGCAGGAAGAACTGGTGAAGGCCGTACAAGCCACGGGCAAGCCGGTGGTAGTGTTGACCATGTCGGGCAGGCCAATGATCTTCAACTGGATCGCCGATAATGCTAAAGCCATACTGCACACCTGGTGGTTGGGCAGCGAGGCGGGTAATGCCATTGCCGATGTATTGTTCGGCGATTATGATCCCGCCGGTAAACTGACCATGAGCTTCCCGCGCAGCGAAGGACAGATCCCGGTGTATTATAACCACAAAAGTACAGGGCGTCCATCTCCGACCGATCTGGCGGGCAGTTACCGTTCAGGTTATCTCGACATGCCCAACAGTCCACGTTATGCGTTCGGGTATGGTTTGAGTTACACCACCTTTGAGCTGAGTGATCTTAAGCTGGATAAAAAAGCTTTTGTAGATACCGATTCCATCACCGTGACCTGTAACCTCAAAAATATCGGTAAATATGCCGGCGAAGAGGTGGTACAGCTTTACCTGCAGGATATAGTGGCCAGCGTGACGCGACCTGTACAGGAGCTAAAAGGCTTTGAAAAGGTATCATTAAAGCCGGGCGAAAGCAAGTCGATCAAATTTGTGATCAACAAGGAGATGCTGTCGTTCTATGATCAGCAAATGAAGTGGACCGCCGAACCGGGCGAGTTCAAATTAATGATCGGAAATTCTTCGGACCATATCACCTTACGTACTAACTTTGAATTGACCGACCGGTCCGCCAACCAATGA